The following nucleotide sequence is from Coffea eugenioides isolate CCC68of chromosome 3, Ceug_1.0, whole genome shotgun sequence.
TGATATTACTTATGTAATTGTCATTAATTAGGTGTTACTACCTTACCTTGTCAAGAACCATGACTCTTAATCATCTTGGTTTCTCTCAAAAGTTCCAAATATTCTTGCTAAAAAAAGGTGCTTGTCTTATCGCAGTGATTTCATCGTAGGACGTGGTCAAATTAAAGTGGTACGTAGAATCATGGGAAAATGCATAAACGCGTCATTTGGCCGTCTACTTAAGTCTAAAAGGAATCAGCTCATCAGTTAATCTACTCAAAGAAGAAGACATATGTTAAATCCTACAACTCTTTTTGGTTCATAAAAGAATAAAAGCTGTTCCTAGCTATGTTTTACTTAAGCCAAAAAAAAGGGTATTTGACAACTTTTCTTCAAGACGATGTTACGTACTCAGAACTTAAAATCCTAGCTTATCATTGGAATATAGTTGGAATTAGCCGGTTTTAGTCAAGTCCCAGTGAGGTTATAGTTAAAGCAAGATGGTAACTGTTGTCAAGTGAACTAGTCATGCTGCTTTATCCAAGAACCAGAAAAGGAGTCTTCAATGCAATGCCTTGTCTACATTAGTTGTACTTAACTTTAAACATctaaaacaaattaaagatcAGTAAAAACCTTGAAAAAGAATGATCTTTGCCCATTTAGCCTTTTAAAGAGATCTCAATGATATTTTGACATGGCGGGTGGTCTGCAGCTGGTGCTTGTCATGACCAAGAGTAATTACGGATCCTGAGCATGGATTAATGTCTGCATATAGCAACTTATTATCCCGTCCAAAGGGCATTTATAAGCACATACGGAGGATCAAAAAAGATACATGATAGCAATAGCGATACAAGTTATTGTGCATAAATGCCTAATGCGTGATGCTTCATGTTCGAATTCTGTAGCAAGTAAATACCTGAAATACAAGAAAGGCAAATACTTGAACTTTCCAAGATACTTCATTTTATTACAAGATCATTCTCATTCGTCTTGACTTGAAAGAAAGAAGATGGTACAAAATCGACCCCCTGGCCCCTCTACTCTTGTTTGTTTAGAGGAGAATATGAATTTCCATAAACAAATGAAAAGAACTCAAAAACTCAAAATAGAGCATCCATCGGATGTTGCAATCTGACTAGCATGCATGTGGTAGATGAATTTACTTGATAGCAGTACAGTAGCTAGGCAACATACAAATGGAACAATTCTGCATGAGACTTGATCGtcaagaaatcattttaaaagACCTTTGTTGCATTATTCTCACATTCCTTTAACCAAATTTCACATATCGAACCAATCTTTCTGCTGTGCAAACAAGTTTTTTTTAAGTTGAAATACAACCAATTTGGTTGTATTTAGCTAGCTGTTTCCAATAAAATATAAGAAGACCTAGTCACTTGTGCGCGTGTTAGCCTGTCAAATGAGTTGATAAATTTCTGAGAAAATTACGTCCCAGAGCCGGCTAAATATAAGAAACCATGGTGCTAAAATTCTAATATGTCAATTTCATTCCGGACACCAGTGATGGGACAAAGCCTAAGCTAGTGTCTTCCCCTTGTCTCCTCTTCATTTCGTTCCCAACCCTACTTCATTCAACCaataattttctctttaattatCTAAGAAAGAGTTTCCTCTGTACATATCTCTTACTCCGGTATTATTTAAAATCCTCCTCAGCTCAAATTCTTGAAGGGTTATTGAGATCAGCCTTGAAGATGGGATCAGGAAAGCATAGCAGCAATTCTGAAACATCTAGCGAAGAAATCGATCAGCCAGAGAAGCTCATGAATGATGATAACGCTGGAATTGGACGTTCCTATGAGTGCACTTTCTGTAAAAGAGGCTTCACCAACGCACAGGCCTTGGGAGGACATATGAACATACATAGGAAAGATAAAGCCAAGGCCAAGCAGAAGAATCATCAACAGCAAGACCGGAATTCAATAACAAATACATCCCATGAAGATTACATGAGTACTTCTCCCAAGTATTTTGCACCAAATCCCATCGAGCAACAACAGTGTAGCACGGCTATGGCAGCATATATGAGTTATCAACTCTACTTCCCTTCCTCAAATAATAGTTATCTACATGCTTATCATCAGTATCATGATTTGCCTTCTCCTAGGTCTGAGCATCATCTCAGCATGCATGAGTATCACATGGATCAAACCTTGAGTCGTCAAATCGGCCCCCCTCGCATGGAAGATGGTGATGAGATGAAGATTGCCAGAACTGAAAATGAAGTGGATTTGGAGCTTCGTCTTGGTCACTACCCTTAGCCAACAGAAGCTGGTTTTATTCTTATGAAAGTTTGTTCATATTAGTGAAGTGGAGTAAGCTTTACATAAAACAAGAGTGAGTTCATACAACAGATTCATTTTCTCTCTGCTCAACTTTATTTTCGCATCAGCAGGTTGCCTTGGAGGAGCAATTGCAAGGATGGAAGGATGGATTAGCTTTCCTCTATCCTGCAATTTGCTTAAGGTATTATGAATCAGTAGTATGAGCATCACTTGTTTCAGAAAGAAATAGCTCCTGGTGCTTTTTTTGTGAATGCCAGTTATGTTTGTGATTATTGAAGACTATTGTTCTTCAGTACTGTTTGTTACATATTCACGAGTAATTCATCTCTTTTTTAGCAGTTAATTATTCAACATGGATCTTTCTTTAGTTTGGCATGCAAGGATCTATTtgatgttttatttgtttatacGTCTGAGATTGGTCTTCCATCTCTCAAGGTTCTTTCCTTGTGTCACATTGGTGATTTGAAGGAATCATTCTCCCGTTCACTAAGCTTTCTTCACTCTGATAATCAGAGGCCAGCTTCTTGAAATATGCATCAAAAGCATTGTTTTTCATCCTAATTCCATCTCCTGTTTCTTGGTTTCCAAAGAGGAGTTGTGTCCTCGAAAAAGTTAATGATCCGGGCTTTTTATACATTTTATTACTATcatttttcttatctttttatGACACGCTAATTTCGAAGTTCTAGCAGTATAAACAATAAACTAGTACTTGATCAAAGATCGTGGGAATCTGAAGTTTTGTGTTTGGGAGACAAAAAACGCACGATGAAACActtttctgtcatttttcaATTCTGGCATCATAAAAAAACAGTGCTTTATGCTGTTGTTAGAGATCACAACGGTGGATAAGTAGACCATTGCTGTTTTTACATGTACGCTAAAATAGCATCCTGTTTTTGTCAAGATGGAGAACTAACGGTCAGTTGCAACACTTGGAATCTGTGGTTTGGTTATTGATCGAAGCACTCAAGTCCAAGTGTCCAACCACATTCTTATCCATAACCTCGTTGAGCGATTGTCAGCATCGATGAAATTATGAACaaaattttgttgtttcttAGGAGTAATTGTTCGTAAAAGTTGAAATGTAGCAAGGTCTGATATCTACGATCTTACCATGGCAGCTTTGCCTTGTTTCTTGCTACACTTCTTGTTCCTCATTAGGGATCATCAACAGCACACAACTCGTTTTCTCCGGTAAGTAGAGTGgattatctttctttttttcttttaccacGACAAGATGTCTAAGGTTCAACAAGTTTTCACTAAACAAGATATATTATCGTTCTACATAAGACTGGTGCacgttcctttttgttttttttttctaatatttCGTGGGAGTTTggtggtgggggggggggggggggaaggggaGGACGATACGAGCTGTGTTGAATTACTACATTCATTTTTTCTTGGCATGGCAAGTATCTTTATAATCCTAGGCTTGCATGAGAGCATCAAGCATGAACATGctcctttatttcacaaattttcaacttttcttcttcctcaaaaGCTAAAACTTTTGCAGTTGCACCACTTTGCCCCAGTaccaaactcttttttttttgtgggttcCTGTTTAACCTCTTGCAACAAAATCATCATTGCACGACATTATTGTTTACctaaattttcaaacttttaaTTCTCGCAGCTAAGGTTTGCACGTCATGCAACAAATGCACTATTAATGGATTTTTAGGCTTTTTCAGTCACTTTATTTGGAAAGCGGCTACATTAACTTTTGGTTACTCAGAGGCAGCAGGTCCAGTGTGCATTAGACATCAGAGACTCATCCTCTTTGCGTCCATGCTGTGCATTTGCATGACTTCAAAAGCATTAAATACTTGAGATGAAAGAGATAGAAAATAATTTTGCCTAAAACTCAATGCTTGTCCTCATTTCAAGTTCTTCATTGAGCTTAATTAGACACTTGATGGGCTTTGAGTAGTTGTACGTTGACattgaaattcttgattttCTCTGTTAGAATTAGTgatttgtgtaggctgagaGCTGCTGCTCTTTTGTTTGTTCCTGTGCATGTGATTTTAGACAAGTATCGTAAACCTAGAAATTGATGTTTTGCTGGTTTCTGAAGAAGATAAAATCCATTGATGGGGACTATCGATTGT
It contains:
- the LOC113765051 gene encoding transcriptional regulator TAC1-like codes for the protein MGSGKHSSNSETSSEEIDQPEKLMNDDNAGIGRSYECTFCKRGFTNAQALGGHMNIHRKDKAKAKQKNHQQQDRNSITNTSHEDYMSTSPKYFAPNPIEQQQCSTAMAAYMSYQLYFPSSNNSYLHAYHQYHDLPSPRSEHHLSMHEYHMDQTLSRQIGPPRMEDGDEMKIARTENEVDLELRLGHYP